One genomic segment of Mesoterricola silvestris includes these proteins:
- a CDS encoding ABC transporter substrate-binding protein, translating into MIRGIVFMGLCGVLGASPATLDPVTLQLKWHHQFQFAGYYAAVQQGYYRDAGLDVTIREAEPGRDVVQEVVDGRAQYGVGGCSLLMARQAGNPVVVLGVVFQHSPVILMARARSGIATVQDLVGKRVMLEERTDELNAYLRAEGVADSSLIRLKHSFDPGDLVKGRVDCISAYSTNEPYFMKVARQDCIELSPRMGGIDFYGDNLFTSERELRGHPVRTRAFLEASMKGWKYAMAHPEELVDLILARYGQPRGRDYLLFEAQRMVPLLQPGMVEMGYMYRGRWMHIADTYAALGLLPPNFPLDGFLYDPGTPDREKHQRLLLALGGAILLGLVLGGTTLAFFQLNRKLRLEIATRVRAVEEKAGLEAQLHHAQKMKSLGVLAGGIAHDMNNVLAAILGYAESNLETQVPGTRIHRALDTIAKAAVRGGDMVRTLLNFARQRPAEERELDLNLILREEVEILSHTTLAKVQLDLSLDPDLRPVLGDPAALMGAVMNLCVNAVDAMAGQGRLCLRTANLGTDTVEVQVEDEGCGMAREVLEHAQDPFFTTKPQGSGTGLGLTMVYGIVEAHRGTLEIRSEVGRGTCVTLRFPACGLRPAAAPAPPAPAPDAPPSRLEVLVVDDDDLFRGSLLEILEALGHPAAFATRGEEAIALLEGGMRPSVLLLDMNMPGIGGAETLARVRALRPDLPVLIITGRPDQAVLDLVGAHERVSLLPKPFTVAKLQECLGWQA; encoded by the coding sequence ATGATTCGCGGGATCGTCTTCATGGGGCTGTGCGGCGTCCTGGGGGCCTCCCCCGCCACCCTGGACCCCGTGACCCTTCAACTGAAGTGGCACCACCAGTTCCAGTTCGCCGGGTACTACGCCGCCGTCCAGCAGGGCTACTACCGGGATGCGGGCCTGGACGTGACGATCCGCGAGGCCGAGCCGGGGCGGGACGTGGTCCAGGAGGTGGTGGACGGCAGGGCCCAGTACGGGGTGGGGGGCTGCTCCCTCCTCATGGCGCGCCAGGCCGGGAATCCCGTGGTGGTGCTGGGCGTGGTCTTCCAGCATTCGCCGGTGATCCTCATGGCCCGGGCCCGTTCGGGCATCGCCACCGTGCAGGACCTGGTGGGCAAGCGGGTGATGCTGGAGGAGCGCACGGATGAACTCAACGCCTACCTGCGGGCGGAGGGCGTGGCCGATTCGTCCCTGATCCGCCTCAAGCACAGCTTCGATCCCGGGGACCTGGTGAAGGGGAGGGTGGACTGCATCAGCGCCTATTCCACCAACGAACCCTACTTCATGAAGGTGGCCCGCCAGGACTGCATCGAGCTCTCGCCCCGCATGGGCGGCATCGACTTCTACGGGGACAACCTGTTCACGTCCGAGCGCGAACTGCGGGGCCATCCCGTCCGGACCCGGGCCTTCCTGGAAGCGAGCATGAAGGGCTGGAAGTACGCCATGGCCCATCCCGAGGAACTGGTGGACCTCATCCTGGCCCGGTACGGCCAGCCCCGGGGCCGGGACTACCTGCTGTTCGAGGCCCAGCGGATGGTTCCGCTGCTGCAGCCCGGCATGGTGGAAATGGGCTACATGTACCGCGGCCGCTGGATGCACATCGCCGACACCTACGCGGCCCTGGGCCTCCTGCCCCCGAATTTCCCCCTGGACGGCTTCCTCTACGATCCCGGGACCCCGGACCGGGAGAAGCACCAGCGCCTGCTCCTGGCCCTGGGCGGCGCCATCCTCCTGGGCCTGGTGCTGGGCGGCACCACCCTGGCCTTCTTCCAGCTCAACCGCAAGCTCCGGCTGGAGATCGCCACCCGGGTGCGCGCCGTGGAGGAGAAGGCGGGCCTGGAGGCCCAGCTCCACCACGCCCAGAAGATGAAGAGCCTGGGCGTCCTCGCCGGAGGCATCGCCCACGACATGAACAACGTCCTGGCCGCCATCCTCGGCTACGCGGAATCCAACCTCGAGACCCAGGTGCCGGGGACCCGCATCCACCGGGCCCTGGACACCATCGCCAAGGCCGCGGTGCGGGGCGGGGACATGGTGCGCACCCTCCTGAACTTCGCCCGGCAGCGCCCCGCGGAGGAGCGGGAACTGGACCTGAACCTGATCCTCCGGGAGGAGGTGGAGATCCTCTCCCACACCACCCTGGCCAAGGTGCAGCTGGATCTCAGCCTGGATCCGGACCTGCGGCCGGTGCTCGGCGATCCCGCGGCGCTCATGGGGGCCGTGATGAACCTGTGCGTCAACGCCGTGGACGCCATGGCCGGCCAGGGGCGCCTCTGCCTGAGGACGGCCAACCTGGGGACGGATACGGTCGAGGTGCAGGTGGAGGACGAAGGCTGCGGCATGGCCCGGGAGGTGCTGGAGCACGCCCAGGACCCCTTCTTCACCACCAAGCCCCAGGGCAGCGGCACGGGGCTCGGCCTCACCATGGTCTACGGCATCGTGGAGGCCCACCGGGGCACCCTGGAGATCCGCAGCGAAGTGGGCAGGGGCACCTGCGTCACGCTCCGTTTCCCGGCCTGCGGGCTCCGCCCCGCGGCGGCTCCGGCCCCGCCCGCGCCCGCCCCGGATGCCCCGCCCTCGCGCCTGGAGGTCCTGGTGGTGGACGACGACGACCTGTTCCGCGGCTCCCTGCTGGAGATCCTGGAAGCCCTGGGCCACCCCGCCGCCTTCGCCACCCGGGGCGAGGAGGCCATCGCTTTGCTGGAGGGCGGCATGAGGCCTTCGGTCCTCCTGCTGGACATGAACATGCCCGGCATCGGCGGCGCCGAGACCCTGGCGCGGGTGCGCGCGCTGCGGCCGGATCTGCCCGTCCTGATCATCACCGGAAGGCCCGACCAGGCCGTCCTGGACCTGGTGGGAGCCCACGAAAGGGTCTCCCTGCTGCCCAAGCCCTTCACGGTGGCGAAGCTGCAGGAATGCCTGGGGTGGCAGGCCTGA
- the modA gene encoding molybdate ABC transporter substrate-binding protein gives MKRRTLLSVLLSACLAFALPLRAQAAPPAIAAAGDLRGVLEELTGAFEARHPGAHFQLTFGASGNLTVQIQQGAPFDIFLAADTGFPETVVKAGLATGDGTFPYAKGSLTLWVRKDLHLDPARDGLRVLLHPSVKKVATANPQVAPYGRAGDAALRRAGLFEAVKPKLVFGDNIAQAAQFLQAGAAEAGLISGSQARNPVLQNAGTAWKVPADAYPPLVQAGVILKRTAHLERARAFMAFLVGPDGQAILARHGFARP, from the coding sequence ATGAAGCGTCGCACCCTGCTGTCCGTCCTCTTGAGCGCTTGTCTCGCCTTCGCCCTGCCCCTGCGGGCCCAGGCGGCGCCCCCGGCCATCGCGGCGGCGGGGGACCTCCGGGGCGTCCTGGAGGAACTCACGGGGGCCTTCGAGGCCCGGCATCCCGGCGCCCACTTCCAGCTCACTTTCGGGGCCTCGGGCAACCTCACGGTCCAGATCCAGCAGGGCGCGCCCTTCGATATCTTCCTGGCGGCGGACACGGGCTTTCCGGAGACGGTGGTGAAGGCGGGCCTGGCCACCGGGGACGGGACCTTCCCCTACGCCAAGGGCAGCCTCACCCTCTGGGTGCGCAAGGACCTCCACCTGGACCCCGCCCGGGACGGCCTCCGGGTGCTCCTCCATCCCTCCGTGAAGAAGGTCGCCACGGCCAACCCCCAGGTGGCGCCCTACGGCCGCGCCGGGGACGCCGCCCTGCGCCGGGCGGGCCTTTTCGAGGCCGTGAAGCCCAAGCTCGTCTTCGGGGACAACATCGCCCAGGCCGCCCAGTTCCTCCAGGCCGGGGCCGCCGAGGCGGGCCTCATTTCCGGGTCCCAGGCCCGCAACCCCGTGCTCCAGAACGCGGGAACGGCCTGGAAGGTGCCGGCCGACGCCTACCCGCCCCTGGTGCAGGCCGGCGTGATCCTGAAGCGCACGGCGCACCTGGAGCGGGCCCGGGCCTTCATGGCCTTCCTGGTGGGCCCCGACGGGCAGGCCATCCTCGCCCGCCACGGCTTCGCCCGGCCCTGA
- a CDS encoding winged helix-turn-helix domain-containing protein, with protein MPNAAPPSFSIKLRILHGEVFAFGPGKAALLDAIGRLASISAAGREMGLSYSKTRRLVDEMNASFRTPLVETSRGGSERGGATVTPTGRRVLDTFRAMEAQAMEAARGGFRRLARDLAAPEPPGE; from the coding sequence GTGCCGAACGCCGCCCCCCCTTCCTTCTCCATCAAGCTCCGCATCCTGCACGGCGAGGTCTTCGCCTTCGGACCCGGCAAGGCCGCGCTCCTGGACGCCATCGGCAGGCTCGCGTCCATTTCCGCCGCCGGCCGGGAGATGGGCCTCAGCTACAGCAAGACCCGCCGGCTGGTGGACGAGATGAACGCCTCCTTCCGCACGCCCCTGGTGGAAACCTCCCGGGGCGGAAGCGAGCGCGGGGGCGCCACCGTGACCCCCACCGGCCGGAGGGTGCTGGACACCTTCCGCGCCATGGAGGCCCAGGCCATGGAGGCCGCCCGGGGAGGCTTCAGGCGCCTGGCCAGGGACCTGGCCGCCCCGGAACCGCCCGGGGAGTAG
- a CDS encoding PadR family transcriptional regulator has translation MPRTRAPFTLELTLIGILDRTPMHGYNLCKAVQALDGFDLVWKVKQSALYALVDKLEAQGLLESDLIPGESHPSRKELRVTPAGRAALDAWVDTPVESVRQMRQDFFGRLYFARLSGPDRARRLIRAQHQACQAWLRHLQGRLETEPGDYLHIVLSHRLQIVQATLAWLKDCEASLPRDGTRT, from the coding sequence ATGCCCCGCACCCGCGCACCGTTCACCCTGGAACTGACCCTCATCGGGATCCTCGACCGGACCCCCATGCACGGCTACAACCTCTGCAAGGCCGTCCAGGCCCTGGACGGCTTCGACCTGGTGTGGAAGGTCAAGCAGAGCGCCCTGTACGCCCTGGTGGACAAGCTCGAGGCCCAGGGCCTCCTGGAATCCGACCTGATCCCCGGGGAATCCCACCCCTCCCGCAAGGAACTGCGCGTGACCCCCGCCGGAAGGGCCGCCCTGGACGCCTGGGTGGACACCCCCGTGGAAAGCGTCCGCCAGATGCGCCAGGACTTCTTCGGCCGGCTCTACTTCGCGCGCCTGTCCGGCCCCGACCGGGCCCGCCGCCTGATCCGCGCCCAGCACCAGGCCTGCCAGGCCTGGCTGCGCCACCTCCAGGGCCGGCTGGAAACCGAACCCGGCGACTACCTCCACATCGTCCTTTCCCACCGCCTCCAGATCGTCCAGGCGACCCTGGCCTGGCTGAAGGATTGCGAAGCGTCGCTGCCCAGGGACGGGACACGTACCTAA
- a CDS encoding putative manganese-dependent inorganic diphosphatase — MPVYVIGHRNPDTDSICAAISYAHFLRNAHIPDAVAACCGEVNPRTHFVLKEAGLEHPRLLMDVHPTVGQLCNRDVVTARENEPFFAVYRRMQAHRLHAMPVVDARGGLTGMLSLSRLLELLMPDAAGSDSPRLVRTTLEHIRQAFSGTFLHAVDPHRVDALVLSVGAMSCENFMPRLRERDPGQTLIVVGDRPTIQRPTIQFGARCLVVTGGHGLAPDLLEEARAKGVTVIGSPLDTASTAMMIRGAKIIDSAVDRTFRKYKEKHLARSVRKEVHPLNQELFPVVGEGGDLLGVFTKEDLASPEPVRLVLVDHNELAQAVSGAEEAEILEVMDHHRVGGGLISRAPIRFQNDTVGSTCTMVARCFRREAMAPPTGIAKCMAAGIISDTLNLSSPTTTPVDRDMLAWLGEAGGFDVQAFAEAFFAMGSALQLSTPRAALRMDCKEYTEGPWNLAVAQIEEVGFEHFERLKPVLAEELEILAREKRLAFACLLVTDISLNNSLLLVAGQEHLIEAIDYPRLESNLFQLDSVVSRKKQLLPHLARQFARVVVD, encoded by the coding sequence ATGCCCGTCTACGTCATTGGCCACAGGAATCCGGACACCGATTCCATCTGCGCGGCCATCTCCTACGCCCACTTCCTGCGCAACGCCCACATCCCGGACGCGGTGGCCGCCTGCTGTGGGGAAGTGAATCCGCGCACCCATTTCGTCCTGAAGGAGGCGGGTCTGGAGCACCCCAGGCTGCTCATGGACGTGCACCCCACCGTGGGCCAGCTCTGCAACCGGGACGTGGTGACGGCCCGGGAGAACGAGCCCTTCTTCGCCGTGTACCGGCGCATGCAGGCCCACCGGCTCCACGCCATGCCCGTGGTGGACGCCCGGGGGGGGCTCACGGGCATGCTGAGCCTCTCCCGGCTCCTGGAACTCCTCATGCCCGACGCCGCCGGCAGCGACAGCCCCCGGCTGGTGCGCACCACCCTGGAGCACATCCGCCAGGCCTTTTCCGGCACCTTCCTCCACGCCGTGGACCCCCACCGGGTGGATGCCCTGGTGCTCAGCGTGGGGGCCATGAGCTGCGAGAACTTCATGCCGCGCCTGCGGGAGCGGGACCCCGGCCAGACCCTCATCGTCGTGGGGGACCGGCCCACCATCCAGCGCCCCACCATCCAGTTCGGCGCCCGGTGCCTGGTGGTCACCGGCGGCCACGGCCTGGCCCCCGACCTCCTGGAGGAGGCCCGGGCCAAGGGCGTCACGGTCATCGGCAGCCCCCTGGACACCGCCAGCACCGCCATGATGATCCGCGGCGCCAAGATCATCGATTCCGCCGTGGACCGCACGTTCCGGAAGTACAAGGAGAAGCACCTGGCCCGGTCCGTGCGCAAGGAGGTGCACCCCCTGAACCAGGAGCTCTTCCCCGTGGTGGGCGAGGGGGGGGACCTCCTGGGCGTCTTCACCAAGGAGGACCTGGCCAGCCCCGAGCCGGTGCGCCTGGTGCTGGTGGACCACAACGAACTGGCCCAGGCCGTCAGCGGCGCCGAGGAGGCCGAGATCCTGGAAGTGATGGACCACCACCGGGTGGGCGGCGGCCTCATCTCCCGGGCGCCCATCCGCTTCCAGAACGATACGGTGGGCTCCACCTGCACCATGGTGGCCCGGTGCTTCCGGCGCGAGGCCATGGCGCCCCCCACGGGCATCGCCAAGTGCATGGCCGCCGGCATCATTTCCGACACCCTGAACCTCAGTTCCCCCACCACGACCCCCGTGGACCGGGACATGCTGGCCTGGCTGGGGGAAGCCGGGGGCTTCGACGTGCAGGCCTTCGCCGAGGCCTTCTTCGCCATGGGTTCGGCCCTGCAGCTCTCCACCCCCCGGGCGGCCCTGCGCATGGACTGCAAGGAGTACACCGAAGGCCCCTGGAACCTCGCCGTGGCCCAGATCGAGGAGGTGGGCTTCGAGCACTTCGAGCGGCTCAAGCCCGTGCTGGCCGAGGAGCTGGAGATCCTGGCCCGGGAAAAGCGCCTGGCCTTCGCCTGCCTCCTGGTCACGGACATCTCCCTGAACAACAGCCTCCTCCTGGTGGCGGGCCAGGAACACCTCATCGAGGCCATCGACTACCCCCGCCTGGAATCCAACCTCTTCCAGCTCGATTCCGTGGTCAGCCGAAAGAAGCAGCTCCTCCCGCACCTGGCGAGGCAGTTCGCGCGGGTCGTCGTGGATTAG